The DNA sequence GCTCAAGGCATAGTCGGTTTATCTCGAAAGGACAAATCATTCAGTTTCCTACACGGGTTCGGGAACACCACTAAATATATCGAATTTGTACTGCTTTCCATTTTTATTATACTAGAAGAAATATTGTTTTCAGAAGTGGTTTGGATTGCGGAACGCAATCTTATTGTTTCCTACAATATAAGAAAAGCTGAATGGGTTCGTTCAGCCCTGAAAGAAATTTAGGAAATCGTGCCATGCAACGTTCCCTACGGTCACCTTGTACTGGGACTCTAAGGGATGAATCCCTAAGACTCCCATGCAACTGAGCATCGTAGAGCGCAATATGCTGAGAGACTTCCTGCGTCAGCAGGTTAGTCGAATAGTATCCTTGGCTCGTAGAGACAAGGGGTTCCTTTATCCTTTCCGAAGGGCTAACCCGTGAATCTAGCCATCATTATTGGGTGCATGAAACATTTTGCGAATGTGTGAAACACCTACGGTGATGCGCTTTTGAGTTAAAAAAAATTTATAAATTCCTATATGTCAAGAAAAAGCCAGCACACAAATCATTTGGAATGATTTGTGCCCTGGCTCCTTTCCAGCGGATGAAATTTTATACGTCCAAAATTTCTTTTTCTTTGTCCGCTGTTATTTTGTCGATTTCTTTGGAAGATTTGTCGGTGAACTCTTGCACTTTCTTTTCATAAGTGCGCAGCTCATCTTCGGTGATTTCTTTGTTCTTTTCTGCTTTTTTCAACGCTTCGATGGCATCGCGGCGAATGTTACGGATAGAAATCTTAGCCGCTTCGTTTTCTTTGCCGACAGTTTTCGCCAACTCTTTGCGTCGCTCTGAAGTCAGTGCCGGGATCACCAAACGGATGACACTCCCGTCATTGGCTGGGTTGATGCCCAGGTCGCTTTGGTAAATCGCACGTTCGATATCACCGATACTCGATTTATCGTAAGGTGTCACCAACAACATGCGTCCTTCAGGAATCGTGATGGAAGCCAATTGATTCACTGGCGTGTTCGTTCCGTAGTATTCCACTTCGATGCGGTCCAATAGACTTGCATTCGCGCGGCCTGCCCGAATCGATCCGAGTTCGCGGATCAATGCAGCTTCCGTTTTTTTCATTCTGTCGATCGCATTATCAAGGATTTCTTTAACCATGATTATTTCCCCCTAACAGTCGTTCCGATATCTTCTCCCATTATAACACGGCGAATATTCCCTTGTCTGTTTAAGTTAAATACAACCAGCGGGATGTCGTTATCCATGCTTAGGGAGCTTGCTGTAGTATCCATTACTTGCAGCCCTTTGGAAATAACATCCAAATGAGTCAATTCAGAGAATTTTGTTGCGTTCAAATCCTTCATCGGATCGGATGAATAGACTCCATCAACATTGTTCTTAGCCATCAAAATAACGTCAGCATTGATTTCAGCGGCACGAAGGGCTGCTGTCGTGTCGGTAGAGAAGTAGGGATTACCAGTACCGGCAGCAAAAATCACAACGCGTCCCTTTTCAAGGTGACGGACAGCTCGTCTGCGGATGTATGGTTCGGCAATTTGTCTCATTTCGATGGAAGTCTGGACACGGGTCGGAACGCCTTCGTTCTCCAGTGCATCCTGTAATGCCAAAGAATTCATGACAGTCGCAAGCATGCCCATATAGTCGGCTTGCGCTCTCTCCATGCCCATTTCAGCGCCCGTCGTGCCGCGCCAAATGTTGCCGCCGCCTACAACGATAGCTATTTCTACGCCCAAGTCATGTACTTCTTTGATTTCTTTTACGATTTCTTCGATCGTCGGTGGATTGATTCCGAAACCAGTGTTGCCCGCTAAAGCTTCACCACTAAGTTTTAAAACAACGCGTTTGTATTTTGGTTCACTCATTCTATATTTCCCTCCGTAATTGGCTGACCCCTGATTAATCAGGCTTATGACTATGATAAAAAAGCCCCAATTAAGGGGCAATTTTCATTATTTTTTGACTTGGCTCATAACTTCTTCTGCAAAGTCCACAGAGCGTTTTTCGATGCCTTCGCCTACAGCGTAGCGAACGAATGATTTAACAGTGCCGCCTTTGGAAGCAGCATATTTTGAAACTGTTTGATCTGGATCTTTAACGAAAGGTTGATCGTTCAATGAAATTTCGCTCAAGAATTTGTTCAAACGGCCTACGATCATTTTTTCAACGATGTTTGCTGGTTTGCCTTCGTTCAATGCTTGTTCAGTAAGAACTTTCTTTTCATGCTCAAGTTCTTCTGCAGAAACTTCGTCGCGAGAAACATATTTAGGATTGATGGCAGCGATGTGCATAGAGATGTCTTTAGCAGCATCAGCATCAGTAGAGCCTTCCAATACTGTCAATACAGCGATACGTCCGCCTTGGTGCAGGTAAGCGCCGAAAGCATCAGCATCCGTTTTTTCAACGATAGTAAAACGACGCAAAGTAATTTTTTCGCCGATTACTGTAGTAGCGTTCAAGATGACATCGTTTAATGTACCGTCAGCAGTTTCGATCGCTAAAGCAGCTTCCACTGTTTCTGGTTTGTTTTTAGCGATGATTGCTGTGATATCAGCTACTAAGTTTTGGAATTTGTCGTTTTTCGCAACAAAGTCAGTTTCTGCATTGATTTCAGCGATTACGGCTGTATTTCCGTCGACATATACGTTTGCAAGTCCTTCAGCAGCGATACGGTCAGCTTTTTTAGCTGCTTTAGCCATACCATTTTCTCTTAGGTAGTCAACCGCTTTGTCCATGTCGCCATCGACTTCTACTAGAGCTCTTTTAGCATCCATCATGCCTACGCCTGTCATGTCGCGTAATTCTTTAACCATTTTTGCTGTTACTTGTGCCATTCTATGATTCCTCCTGAATATTCTTTTTCATAAAAAAAGCTGTCCCAAAGAGAATAGAAAAGATGTCGGCTACCAAATTGGCTATATCTTTCTTCTTTTCTGAGACAGCTCGTTGCTTCAAACTAAATAGGAAATATTATTCGTTGTTGCCTTCTACGACTTCAACGATTTCTTCTAGTGAAGTTGCTTCGTCAGCTTCAGCTGCAAAAGTTTCTTCAACAGAAATTTCAGCTTGATCTTTTCCTTGGTTGCCTTCGATGAAAGCATCAGCCATTTTAGCAGTGATCAATTTAACTGCGCGGATAGCATCATCATTTGAAGGGATTACTACGTCGATTTCATCTGGATCACAGTTTGTGTCAACCATAGCGACGATAGGAATGTTCAATTTGTGAGCTTCTTGAACAGCGATTCTTTCTTTTCTTGGGTCAACGATGAACATTACATCCGGGATTCTAGGCATATCTTTGATACCGCCCAAGAATTTTTCCAAACGTTCTTGTTCTTTTTTCAAGATAGAAACTTCTTTTTTAGGAAGTAGTTCGAAAGTGCCGTCTTCAGACATAGCTTCGATTGATTTCAAACGTTTGATACGTTTTTGGATAGTATCCCAGTTAGTCAAAGTACCACCTAACCAACGGTGATTTACGAAGAACTGACCTGAACGGATAGCTTCGTCTTTGATTGAATCTTGCGCTTGTTTTTTAGTCCCTACGAATAAAGCTACGCCGCCTTCTTCAGCAACATTAAGCATGTATTTGTATGCTTCGTCGACTAATTTTACAGTTTTTTGCAAGTCGATGATGTAGATACCGTTTCTTTCTGTAAAGATGTATCTCTTCATTTTTGGGTTCCAACGACGAGTCTGGTGACCGAAGTGTACGCCTGCTTCCAATAATTGTTTCATTGAAATTACTGCCATGTTTGTTTCCTCCAAGTTTGTTTTTATTTTCCTCCCCCGATTTCTTCTACAGCAGAAACTCATCTTACGATAAGCAACGTCCGCCGTATCGATCAAGGTGTGAAATGTGGTTTTGCACCGTTGATAATTATATCGAATTATGTTGAAAGAAGCAAGTGTTTTTTCTGAGGATGAAAAGCGGGCAACTTCACAGCCGGTCATTTCAGGATTGGATCCCCAAAATCTGCTTGATGTCATCGTTCGTCAACCTTTGTCGGCTGAGTGCTTCTTCCCCTTCAGATACGATCAATTGATCAAAGAGCATCTTTTTGTCTTGCTGCAGTTGATTGATTTTCTCTTCGATGGTTCCCTCCGCGATGAAACGGTAAACTTGCACGTTTTTCTTTTGGCCGATGCGATGCGCTCGCCCTGCCGCTTGCTCTTCGACCGCCGGGTTCCACCAAAGATCGAAAAGGATGACCGTATCCGCTCCGGTCAGATTCAACCCGGTGCCGCCTGCTTTCAGGGAAATCAAAAAGACATCGGTCTCGCCTTCATTGAACTGGTTGACCAGCGTAATCCTTTCGGCAGGAGGGGTTTTTCCGCTGAGGTACAGATGACTCAGGTTTTCCTTGACCAACTCTGCTTCGATCAGCTTCAGCATGGACGTGAATTGTGAAAACACCAAAACATGCTGGTTGTTTTCTTGGGCATGCTTCAATATCTCGACCAGTTGTTCCAATTTCCCCGAGCCGCCTTCGTAAGCGGCATCCACCAAACGGGGATCGCAGCAGATTTGACGCAGACGGGTCAATCCCGCCAAAATTTCCATGCGGTTCCGTTGGAAATCTTCACTGTCATAATCAGAAACCTTTTCCTGCAGTTGCTGCAGATAGGCCAAATACATGATTTTCTGTTCGCGGTTGAGGCTGCTGTAGATATCGGCTTCCGATTTTTCCGGAAGATCGCCCAGAACATCCGCCTTCAGCCTGCGCAACATGAAGGGTTTGGCTGTTTTCGAAATGCCCTCGAGCGACATTTTTTTGAATTCCTGCAATTTCGGGAACAATCCCGGCAAAATCAACTGGAAGATCGCCCAGAACTCCGTTACGCTGTTCTCGATCGGCGTACCGCTCAAAGCGATATTGACTCTGGCGTTCATCTTGGCTATGGCCCGGAACGTCTTCGTATTATAGTTGTTGACGTACTGGGATTCATCGAGGATCATCGCATAGAAATCGCATTTTTGATAAGATTCGATGTCCTGTCGGAAACTTTGATAGGAGGTTATCGCTATGCCGTTCTCCGGCAGCTGTGCCAGCTGCTCTTCCCGTTCCTTTTTCACGCCGCTGATGACGTGTATGTCAAGCAAGGGTGCAAATTTTTGGAATTCGTACTTCCAATTGTAGATCAGTGAAGCCGGCGCAATCACCAAAGCGGGTTTGGTTTCATTTTTCCCTTCCTCGACTTCGCTGAGCAGGAACGTGATCAGCTGCAGCGTTTTGCCGAGCCCCATTTCATCTGCCAAAATACCGCCTAAGCCATAGTTGGCAAGGAACTTCAGCCATTTGAAGCCTGTCACTTGATACGGCCGCAAATCCGCCTGCAACGTTTTCGGCAGTTCAGCCGGAAACTCGTTCGGGTGCTTGATGAAATGATACAGTTCGTTAAGGAAATCTTGGCTGGCGACCTCAGGGTTCAGATCATTGATTTCTTTTTCAAGCGTCATGCTCTTGATCATCGGCATGGTGAGCGTCCCATCATGAAGCTGGGACTCATCTTTGATCAACGAGAGGAAACGATTCATCTCTCTCATTGTCTCCGTCTCCAAAGACAAGATGCGGCCGTCCTCGGTCTTGTAATAGGCGTCATTTTTTTTGAGGCTGTTCAATAATCTGTCTATTTCATTTTCCGAAATGCCGCCGACATCAAAACGGATATCCAAAAAGGAATCCCTTGTTCTGCGTTGGACCGAAGTTGACACCGCAGTGTCCTCCACTATCAGATTCTGCAGATCCGGACTTAATTCGACCTCTGCATAACGGCGCAAAACAGGTATTTTTCTGTAAAGAAAGCTGAACAGATCAACATCTTTCGTGGCCAAGAAGGAAATTTGGTTTTCGATAATGTTGAATTCCAGATTTTCCAATACCTGCAGGATCCTTTCTTCACCAATTGTGTCCCTGATCAGGAATTGGGACTCTGCTTTCGAGGCGCGGTTCTGTCGGAAGACCGTATCGCCATATTTGAAGAAGATTTCTCCCTTTATGCGCTTCGCCGGACCACGGAAATGGATGGAGACAGTCAATGGCTCATCGATGATGTTGCGCTCTAACTCTTCGCTGAAGTGCACCGATCCGATTTGTTTCAGCAAGGGGATGACATAGGTCAGCAAATCCGATACATCGGATTCCTCGATTCCGATCACGTTTGAGTCGTCAAAACGTTTTTCAAAGAACGAGAGGTACCCCAACAGTTTATGTTGCTGCACACTGAGCGGATGGACGGTGTTGCCCTCGATCAGCCAGTCATAATCCAACAAATGAATGATGTTCTCACGCTGGATGCGAAGCTCTATTCCTTTGCCTTTCTTTCCCAGCAGGAATCGATAGCCTGGTTTTTCAGTGCTGACCTGCACATCCGGATACGTTTGATCGCCGGAGATCCACTCGACCCTGCCGGTTTGGATCAGATCCTCCAAAATGGAGTGTGCTGCACTCGGCGGCAGAATCAGATAGGAATCCAATTTTCTGGCCGTAACATTCAGCAATTGCTTGTTCAATGCAGCGGGTTGCTCTTCCAGCAATTTATGCAACCGGTAGATGATGGGCTGATCCATTTCCTGTATCTTCACTGTCCGGAAATCGATCACATCACCGAGGCGGTACTCCCATTTTTCTTGTTTGATGAATTGTTCCGTAAATTGTTCGATATTGGTGACCATGTAAGGCTTATCGGTCCCTGCACGCAAGGATATAGCCAATACATGTTCACCTGTATTTTGCATCAGATTGTTTGGTTTTATGCGCAGAACCTGCAGCGTATACTGCACTAAAAAATCCGATTGCGCATTGAGACTCTGGGCGCCTTTGTTTTCTTGGAAGAAAATCTGCGTCAAGTCATTCACAAATTCTTGACCGGCAGTTTCCGCGTCGACCTGGAACTGTTCAGCGCTGCTTTCCGTCAGAATACGGGTACCGCATTTCTCTTTCAGATACAATTCAACAGCGATCGTATGCTTGCAGTACTGATGATTTCTCCAGTATTTGCACTGACACACATCCTGTTCTCTGGCTGTACCGTCTAAGGTGACGTGATACATTTTACTTCCGAGCACCTCACAATGCCAAACCTGGCTGTGGAAATCCGGTTGTACGGACAGCACGCGATCCTCATTCACATATTCGCGTCCCTCTTGTATCAACTTGTCCGGCATACTCCATTTCATGCTATCACTTCCTCTGCTTCTTGCTGTCCATCCCTTATTGTACTGCAATTCCGTCGAAAAATATACCTACTTCCCCTTTAACGCCGGCCGGAACGGAATATTTAACTTGAAATATTCAACAAACTATCTCATACTGATTAGCATAATACCAAAGCAAAAGGAGCCCTGTCATGTTTTTTAAAACAGTCGTCATCATCGTCAGATTTCTGGTCCGCATCCTGAACGGCAAGACCGAAATCCAAAACAAAGAGTACATTCCGAAAGACACAGTCTTTATCCTGGCAGCACCGCACAGAAGCCTGCTGGATCCCATTTTCATTTCGTTTGGCGTGTATCCGCACGTATTCTCATCAATGGCGAAGCAAGAACTCTTCAAGGGGAAATTCATGAACTGGCTGCTCACTCACATGAAAGCTTTCCCCGTCAATCGCGAAAACCCGGGTCCGAGCGCCCTAAAGCAACCTGTTTCGATCCTGAAGGAAGGCAAAACCAATCTGCTGATCTTCCCGACCGGATCAAGGCATTCGGCAGAAATCAAAGGCGGTACTTCATCCATCGCCAAACTGGCCAACGTGCCGATCCTTCCGGTTGTCTATCAGGGGCCGCTCACATTCAAGGATCTCCTGAAACGCAAAAAAGCGACTGTCCGCTTCGGCAAGCCCATCTACCTGCCGAAGGAAAAACGGATTTCCAGAGATGACCTGGCTGCCTATGACGAACTGCTCGGAACAACCTTCCGCCAATTGGATCAGGAAATCGATCCGGATTTCGTCTACATAGCAAAATGATGCCCTGGCATTACCCGGAATCAGCCTTTCAAAAAAACGCAAATAAAAACAGCGCCGGAAAAAATTCCCGACGCTGTTTTTTTGCATTTCTGCCGTTGCGGTCGATCAATCGTTCATCGACTGCAGCATATACATATCATAATAGGTTCCGCGTTTGGCGATCAGTTCCTCATGTGTGCCTCTTTCGATGACGCGTCCTTTGTCCAGCACCAGGATCAGGTGCGCATCCCGAATGGTGGACAACCGATGTGCGATCGCAATCGTCGTTCTGCCTTCACGCATCTTTCGCATGCTTTCTTGGATCAGGAGCTCCGTCTCGGTGTCGATATTGGCAGTCGCCTCATCAAGGATAAGCACTTTCGGATCCCGCAAAATCGTCCGGGCAAACGAAATCAGTTGCCGCTCACCGCTTGAGTAGCTGGCCCCGCGTTCGATCACTTTTGCATGGTAGCCTCCCGGAAGCGATTCGATGAACGAATCGGCGTGCACAAATGCAGCCGCAGCTTCAATATCCCGATCGGTGTAGTCCTTATTCATCAATCGGATATTATGGGAAATATCGCCGTAAAAAAGGAACGAATCCTGCAGTACCAAGCCTATTTTTGAACGGATCTCATCGATCGGATAGGTCTTGATCGATTTCCCATCAATCAATATGTCGCCTTTCTCGAATTCGTAAAAACGCAGCAACACATTGATGATCGAACTTTTACCGCTGCCGGTATGCCCGACCAGCGCTACCGTCTCGCCAGGATTCGCTGTAAAGCTGATGTCTTTCAGCACATCCTGCTTCCCGTCATAAGAAAAGGAAACATCTTTGAACTCGATTCTGCCTTGGATGATTTCCAATTTCGAATCTTCGGGTTGCTTTGGCGCCAATTCGGCGTTATCCAACACACTCAGGACCCGTGAACTGGACACGATGCCGTCCTGCAGGGCGCTGAGGTTGTCCATCATCATCCCCATCGGACGGAAGAAATTTTGGATGTAGGTAGTGAAGGCATAGATGACCCCCAACTCCACGACGCCGTTCAAAGTCTGATAGCCAAACAGCCAAAGGACGATCGCCAACGCGATGGCCTGTAACAGGTTGACGATCGGCATCAGCATCAAGGCGTTCATCTGGACCATCGCTACGCGCCCTTTGCTGTAGTCGTCATTGATCTCGTCAAACTCCGCGCGCAGGCGCTTTTCTTGACGGAACTGCTGGATGATCGCCATGCCGGAAATCGATTCATTCAATTTCGTGTTCAGCTGGCTCAACCTTTCGCGCATCGTCCGGTAAACGCGCGTGCTGTATTTTTGGTAATACCAGATCAGTCCGGCCATGATCGGGACAAAAACGATGAAGAGAAGGGAAATCTGTTTATCCAATGTCCACATCGCGATGAACACCGTCACGATGCTGAAGATCCCTTCTGCCAAAGCCAAAAATACATTCCAGAATTCCTTGATGGTTTCTGTGTCATTGGTAACCCGCGAAACGATCGATCCGGCCGGCGTCGTGTCATAGTAGCGCATCCCCAATTGGTTGATCTTACGAAAAACGGTGTTGCGGATATTCTCCACGGTTTGTTCAGACGCCATGCTGAATATATAACGCTGCAGATACGTGACCAACATCTTCAACAGGATAGTGCCCAGATAAGCCATCGCAAAAAACACACTGATGTTGGTCGTGACATTGCCCACAGCCAGATAATCATCCATA is a window from the uncultured Trichococcus sp. genome containing:
- the frr gene encoding ribosome recycling factor → MVKEILDNAIDRMKKTEAALIRELGSIRAGRANASLLDRIEVEYYGTNTPVNQLASITIPEGRMLLVTPYDKSSIGDIERAIYQSDLGINPANDGSVIRLVIPALTSERRKELAKTVGKENEAAKISIRNIRRDAIEALKKAEKNKEITEDELRTYEKKVQEFTDKSSKEIDKITADKEKEILDV
- the pyrH gene encoding UMP kinase, whose protein sequence is MSEPKYKRVVLKLSGEALAGNTGFGINPPTIEEIVKEIKEVHDLGVEIAIVVGGGNIWRGTTGAEMGMERAQADYMGMLATVMNSLALQDALENEGVPTRVQTSIEMRQIAEPYIRRRAVRHLEKGRVVIFAAGTGNPYFSTDTTAALRAAEINADVILMAKNNVDGVYSSDPMKDLNATKFSELTHLDVISKGLQVMDTTASSLSMDNDIPLVVFNLNRQGNIRRVIMGEDIGTTVRGK
- a CDS encoding 1-acyl-sn-glycerol-3-phosphate acyltransferase, with the protein product MFFKTVVIIVRFLVRILNGKTEIQNKEYIPKDTVFILAAPHRSLLDPIFISFGVYPHVFSSMAKQELFKGKFMNWLLTHMKAFPVNRENPGPSALKQPVSILKEGKTNLLIFPTGSRHSAEIKGGTSSIAKLANVPILPVVYQGPLTFKDLLKRKKATVRFGKPIYLPKEKRISRDDLAAYDELLGTTFRQLDQEIDPDFVYIAK
- a CDS encoding ABC transporter ATP-binding protein — protein: MSGSAWSKTIPLKEQLRVIKRIFRFAHPFRYQFLIALLFSIALSLVNVVAPRIIQIYMDDYLAVGNVTTNISVFFAMAYLGTILLKMLVTYLQRYIFSMASEQTVENIRNTVFRKINQLGMRYYDTTPAGSIVSRVTNDTETIKEFWNVFLALAEGIFSIVTVFIAMWTLDKQISLLFIVFVPIMAGLIWYYQKYSTRVYRTMRERLSQLNTKLNESISGMAIIQQFRQEKRLRAEFDEINDDYSKGRVAMVQMNALMLMPIVNLLQAIALAIVLWLFGYQTLNGVVELGVIYAFTTYIQNFFRPMGMMMDNLSALQDGIVSSSRVLSVLDNAELAPKQPEDSKLEIIQGRIEFKDVSFSYDGKQDVLKDISFTANPGETVALVGHTGSGKSSIINVLLRFYEFEKGDILIDGKSIKTYPIDEIRSKIGLVLQDSFLFYGDISHNIRLMNKDYTDRDIEAAAAFVHADSFIESLPGGYHAKVIERGASYSSGERQLISFARTILRDPKVLILDEATANIDTETELLIQESMRKMREGRTTIAIAHRLSTIRDAHLILVLDKGRVIERGTHEELIAKRGTYYDMYMLQSMND
- the tsf gene encoding translation elongation factor Ts; the protein is MAQVTAKMVKELRDMTGVGMMDAKRALVEVDGDMDKAVDYLRENGMAKAAKKADRIAAEGLANVYVDGNTAVIAEINAETDFVAKNDKFQNLVADITAIIAKNKPETVEAALAIETADGTLNDVILNATTVIGEKITLRRFTIVEKTDADAFGAYLHQGGRIAVLTVLEGSTDADAAKDISMHIAAINPKYVSRDEVSAEELEHEKKVLTEQALNEGKPANIVEKMIVGRLNKFLSEISLNDQPFVKDPDQTVSKYAASKGGTVKSFVRYAVGEGIEKRSVDFAEEVMSQVKK
- a CDS encoding DEAD/DEAH box helicase, which produces MKWSMPDKLIQEGREYVNEDRVLSVQPDFHSQVWHCEVLGSKMYHVTLDGTAREQDVCQCKYWRNHQYCKHTIAVELYLKEKCGTRILTESSAEQFQVDAETAGQEFVNDLTQIFFQENKGAQSLNAQSDFLVQYTLQVLRIKPNNLMQNTGEHVLAISLRAGTDKPYMVTNIEQFTEQFIKQEKWEYRLGDVIDFRTVKIQEMDQPIIYRLHKLLEEQPAALNKQLLNVTARKLDSYLILPPSAAHSILEDLIQTGRVEWISGDQTYPDVQVSTEKPGYRFLLGKKGKGIELRIQRENIIHLLDYDWLIEGNTVHPLSVQQHKLLGYLSFFEKRFDDSNVIGIEESDVSDLLTYVIPLLKQIGSVHFSEELERNIIDEPLTVSIHFRGPAKRIKGEIFFKYGDTVFRQNRASKAESQFLIRDTIGEERILQVLENLEFNIIENQISFLATKDVDLFSFLYRKIPVLRRYAEVELSPDLQNLIVEDTAVSTSVQRRTRDSFLDIRFDVGGISENEIDRLLNSLKKNDAYYKTEDGRILSLETETMREMNRFLSLIKDESQLHDGTLTMPMIKSMTLEKEINDLNPEVASQDFLNELYHFIKHPNEFPAELPKTLQADLRPYQVTGFKWLKFLANYGLGGILADEMGLGKTLQLITFLLSEVEEGKNETKPALVIAPASLIYNWKYEFQKFAPLLDIHVISGVKKEREEQLAQLPENGIAITSYQSFRQDIESYQKCDFYAMILDESQYVNNYNTKTFRAIAKMNARVNIALSGTPIENSVTEFWAIFQLILPGLFPKLQEFKKMSLEGISKTAKPFMLRRLKADVLGDLPEKSEADIYSSLNREQKIMYLAYLQQLQEKVSDYDSEDFQRNRMEILAGLTRLRQICCDPRLVDAAYEGGSGKLEQLVEILKHAQENNQHVLVFSQFTSMLKLIEAELVKENLSHLYLSGKTPPAERITLVNQFNEGETDVFLISLKAGGTGLNLTGADTVILFDLWWNPAVEEQAAGRAHRIGQKKNVQVYRFIAEGTIEEKINQLQQDKKMLFDQLIVSEGEEALSRQRLTNDDIKQILGIQS
- the rpsB gene encoding 30S ribosomal protein S2 — its product is MAVISMKQLLEAGVHFGHQTRRWNPKMKRYIFTERNGIYIIDLQKTVKLVDEAYKYMLNVAEEGGVALFVGTKKQAQDSIKDEAIRSGQFFVNHRWLGGTLTNWDTIQKRIKRLKSIEAMSEDGTFELLPKKEVSILKKEQERLEKFLGGIKDMPRIPDVMFIVDPRKERIAVQEAHKLNIPIVAMVDTNCDPDEIDVVIPSNDDAIRAVKLITAKMADAFIEGNQGKDQAEISVEETFAAEADEATSLEEIVEVVEGNNE